One Psychrobacillus glaciei genomic region harbors:
- a CDS encoding GNAT family N-acetyltransferase, producing the protein MIRAITLKDIAAVQQIAKISWNDTYKDIIPDDIQQLFLDKAYSNTMLAKRIEKTIFLLVEYEDEPVGFANFTYVDEDGDAELTAIYVLPDFQQIGLGKKMLLAGLNEMPKGRQLFVYVESENNGARIFYERFGFECLEEFDEYFEGHPLSTAKYVYLLNN; encoded by the coding sequence ATGATTAGGGCGATCACATTAAAGGATATAGCAGCAGTTCAACAAATCGCAAAGATCAGTTGGAACGACACGTATAAAGATATTATTCCAGATGATATACAACAACTTTTTTTAGATAAAGCATACTCCAACACAATGCTTGCTAAACGAATTGAAAAAACTATTTTTTTATTAGTTGAATATGAGGATGAACCAGTAGGATTTGCTAACTTTACTTACGTAGATGAAGATGGAGATGCTGAATTGACCGCTATTTATGTGTTACCAGATTTCCAACAAATAGGTCTTGGAAAAAAAATGCTACTTGCCGGCTTGAATGAGATGCCTAAAGGCAGGCAGTTATTTGTTTATGTTGAAAGTGAAAATAATGGGGCTCGCATTTTCTATGAACGCTTTGGATTTGAGTGTTTAGAAGAATTTGATGAGTACTTTGAAGGTCATCCTTTATCCACAGCTAAATACGTATACTTACTCAATAACTAA
- a CDS encoding DUF4064 domain-containing protein — MKRTGEIVLGVISAIFSLISIILISLLVIGASTTLKDEGFNAAFESQILTNPAIEPQDIEYFTQNPDVVLNMLNTIGWVLVTAIIISLVLNIIGIVSIAKNKKPRLAGIMFILAGVLAGVISLTSILLYVAAILCFVRKPPVEYTEQDGYYSVNEPL, encoded by the coding sequence ATGAAGCGTACAGGAGAAATTGTTCTCGGTGTTATAAGTGCAATTTTTAGTTTGATTTCAATAATACTAATTTCGCTGCTTGTCATAGGAGCTAGTACTACATTAAAAGACGAAGGGTTTAATGCTGCATTTGAAAGTCAAATACTAACAAATCCGGCGATAGAACCTCAGGATATTGAATATTTTACTCAGAACCCGGATGTAGTTCTGAATATGTTAAACACTATAGGTTGGGTTTTGGTAACGGCTATAATTATTAGTTTAGTGTTGAATATTATAGGAATTGTGTCCATTGCAAAAAATAAAAAACCGAGGCTTGCCGGAATAATGTTTATATTAGCAGGTGTATTAGCGGGAGTTATTTCTTTAACCTCGATTTTACTATATGTAGCTGCAATTTTGTGTTTCGTTCGAAAGCCACCAGTAGAATATACAGAACAAGATGGATATTACTCAGTTAACGAACCACTATAA
- a CDS encoding GNAT family N-acetyltransferase, with amino-acid sequence MDFQYKELGDDVFAFQYIQDGVKLGEITWTLLGDVMVMDHTFVSGELRGQGVAKKLLDKAAVHAREKELKMEAVCSYVVAAFNKSNEYDDVKA; translated from the coding sequence ATGGATTTTCAATACAAAGAGCTTGGCGATGATGTATTTGCGTTTCAATATATACAAGATGGTGTAAAACTTGGTGAAATTACATGGACATTGCTTGGAGACGTGATGGTCATGGACCACACTTTCGTCTCGGGTGAACTGAGAGGGCAAGGAGTGGCTAAAAAACTATTGGATAAAGCTGCAGTACATGCTCGTGAAAAAGAGTTGAAAATGGAAGCGGTATGTTCTTACGTTGTTGCTGCTTTCAACAAATCTAACGAATACGATGACGTAAAAGCTTAA
- a CDS encoding ring-cleaving dioxygenase: MKLAGLHHVSAITADADKNHDFFTRILGMRLVKKSVNQDNTSSYHLFYADAVGTPGTDMTYFDIPNAGRTYPGVSSISNTGFRVKSEEALLFWKERLTKLEVSTDEIKERFGRKTLYFEDFEGSRLMLIVDDGMGIPYGEAWEKEEITVDNAIIGLGPVKLTVRNTAPTEKVLIEILGFALAGSYPSDIIGMPDILVYTTGAGGPAGEVHLEKRTDLPMERPGRGSVHHVAFRVPSMEDYPRWEELLRTQGYTTSGLVDRYYFKSIYFREPNGILFELATDEPGFSTDEPMETLGETLALPPFLEPKRAQIERSLRPLSINK; the protein is encoded by the coding sequence ATGAAATTAGCTGGATTACACCATGTATCTGCCATAACAGCAGACGCAGATAAAAATCATGACTTTTTCACACGAATTTTAGGGATGCGCTTAGTTAAAAAAAGTGTCAATCAAGACAATACATCTTCTTATCATTTATTTTATGCAGACGCAGTAGGTACACCTGGAACGGATATGACATACTTTGACATTCCTAACGCGGGTCGAACATATCCTGGAGTATCTAGTATTAGCAATACAGGATTCCGCGTCAAAAGCGAAGAAGCATTATTATTTTGGAAAGAAAGATTGACGAAATTGGAAGTATCCACGGATGAAATAAAAGAGAGATTTGGTCGTAAAACACTTTACTTTGAAGACTTTGAAGGATCTAGACTGATGCTCATTGTTGATGATGGAATGGGAATTCCTTATGGAGAGGCTTGGGAAAAAGAAGAAATTACTGTAGATAATGCAATAATCGGTCTGGGTCCAGTAAAACTTACCGTTCGCAATACTGCCCCAACTGAAAAAGTGCTTATTGAAATATTAGGGTTTGCGCTAGCTGGTTCGTATCCATCCGATATTATTGGTATGCCGGATATTTTAGTGTACACTACAGGCGCAGGTGGCCCAGCAGGAGAAGTCCATCTAGAAAAACGTACAGATTTACCAATGGAAAGACCGGGCCGTGGGAGCGTTCATCACGTTGCATTCCGAGTCCCTTCAATGGAAGACTATCCAAGATGGGAAGAACTATTGCGTACGCAGGGCTACACTACGTCAGGATTAGTGGATCGCTACTACTTTAAATCTATTTATTTTAGAGAACCGAATGGAATATTATTTGAATTAGCTACAGATGAACCAGGATTTAGTACCGATGAGCCTATGGAAACATTGGGAGAGACACTGGCATTGCCTCCATTTTTAGAACCAAAAAGAGCGCAAATCGAAAGGTCTCTGCGTCCGTTGTCAATTAATAAATGA
- a CDS encoding DUF1002 domain-containing protein: MKKLLQPFLVAIIMVGVVIAPSITFADSDGSTEAVNEKFGAPIVVFGGNLTEDQKKSVKESLKITENSDIQEIEVTGQDLAKYLKDGDASARMFSSAKITRKDAGKGLVINIVTPDNITEVTAEMYANAMLTAGIHDAVVEIAAPKPVTGHSALVGIYKAYEVTGGKLDPERTDVANDELSVATNLAKEAGIDDAKVSELLTEIKKQIAEKNPTSREDVEKIVSEQLSKLKIDLSDKDRQLLIDLMDRIRKLDIDFSKWGDQLNDLSKTIEDKIGKIVDNEGFWQSVKEFFNKLIDSIRSIFK; this comes from the coding sequence ATGAAAAAGTTATTACAACCATTTCTAGTTGCTATTATTATGGTTGGTGTTGTAATTGCGCCATCCATTACATTTGCAGACTCAGATGGGTCTACAGAGGCAGTAAACGAAAAGTTCGGTGCTCCTATTGTAGTGTTTGGTGGAAATTTAACAGAAGACCAGAAAAAAAGTGTAAAAGAAAGCCTAAAAATTACAGAGAACTCGGATATTCAAGAAATTGAAGTAACAGGTCAGGACTTAGCAAAGTATTTAAAAGATGGCGATGCATCTGCTAGAATGTTTTCATCTGCAAAAATTACGAGGAAAGATGCTGGAAAGGGTCTCGTTATCAATATTGTTACTCCAGATAATATCACAGAAGTGACGGCAGAAATGTATGCAAACGCGATGCTCACAGCTGGAATCCATGATGCTGTAGTAGAAATTGCTGCTCCAAAACCAGTTACAGGGCACTCTGCATTGGTAGGTATTTATAAAGCATACGAAGTGACTGGTGGAAAACTAGATCCAGAGCGAACAGACGTAGCGAACGATGAGTTATCCGTTGCAACAAATCTTGCGAAAGAAGCGGGAATTGATGATGCAAAAGTAAGTGAATTACTGACAGAAATAAAAAAACAAATTGCAGAAAAAAATCCTACCTCACGAGAAGATGTAGAAAAAATTGTTTCTGAGCAACTCTCGAAGTTGAAAATTGATCTTTCCGATAAAGACCGTCAGCTTTTGATAGACTTGATGGATCGAATCCGTAAACTAGACATTGACTTTAGCAAGTGGGGCGATCAACTGAACGACCTTAGTAAAACAATTGAAGACAAGATTGGTAAGATAGTAGATAATGAAGGCTTTTGGCAAAGTGTCAAAGAGTTTTTTAATAAACTAATAGATTCCATTCGTTCTATTTTTAAATAA
- a CDS encoding CvfB family protein, with amino-acid sequence MIGSASGEILKLQVKEQEGSKWILEHHELDIPLNASEAPEDLQVGGTIEVFLFVDRRGNLSATTQLPTIQKGTYGWARVIKVSDKEGVFVDIGTSKEVQVKSDDLPKIKELWPANGDHLYMTLRTDKDGELFGRLATEDRVEEVYLDAPTTLLNQNLQARPYRLLPVGTFLLSVPENYRIFVHQSERVEEPRLGEELKVRIIDTKEDGSLNGSLLPRKHERLGDDAESIFRYLNDVGGRMPFTDKSNPEEIQEMFTMSKAAFKRALGKLMKERKIVQNDGWTELKM; translated from the coding sequence TTGATAGGATCAGCATCTGGAGAAATATTAAAATTACAAGTAAAAGAACAAGAAGGATCGAAATGGATACTGGAGCATCATGAATTAGATATTCCATTGAACGCTTCAGAAGCACCAGAAGATTTGCAAGTTGGGGGCACGATAGAAGTATTTTTGTTCGTTGACCGTAGAGGGAATTTATCCGCTACAACCCAACTTCCAACTATACAAAAGGGTACATATGGATGGGCACGTGTCATTAAAGTTTCCGATAAAGAAGGAGTTTTTGTCGATATCGGCACGTCGAAAGAAGTACAAGTAAAATCAGATGATTTACCGAAAATAAAAGAACTTTGGCCAGCAAATGGTGACCATTTATACATGACGCTTCGTACGGACAAAGATGGAGAATTATTTGGACGTTTAGCAACCGAAGATCGTGTAGAAGAAGTATATTTAGACGCACCAACTACTTTATTAAACCAAAATCTTCAAGCTAGACCATATCGATTGCTTCCAGTTGGAACGTTCTTACTAAGTGTTCCGGAAAATTATCGTATTTTTGTTCATCAGTCTGAACGTGTGGAAGAGCCGAGACTTGGAGAAGAATTAAAGGTTCGTATAATTGATACAAAAGAAGATGGTTCTCTTAACGGCTCGCTATTACCTCGAAAACATGAACGTTTAGGCGATGACGCGGAATCCATTTTCCGTTATTTAAACGATGTAGGTGGAAGAATGCCGTTTACAGATAAATCTAACCCAGAAGAAATACAAGAAATGTTCACGATGAGCAAGGCTGCATTTAAACGAGCACTCGGTAAACTGATGAAAGAAAGAAAAATTGTTCAAAACGATGGTTGGACAGAATTAAAAATGTAA
- the mntR gene encoding transcriptional regulator MntR, whose amino-acid sequence MPTPSMEDHIEQIYMLIEQKGYARVSDIAEALSVLPSSVTKMVQKLDKDGFLIYEKYRGLTLTTKGLKMGKKLVKRHDLLEDFLRIIGVKEENIYKDVEGIEHHLSWNSIDRIADLVLFLEENPSIQSRLLELQDSEIE is encoded by the coding sequence ATGCCAACACCAAGCATGGAAGACCATATTGAACAAATATATATGTTAATCGAGCAGAAAGGATATGCTCGTGTGTCTGACATTGCGGAAGCATTATCTGTCTTGCCATCATCCGTTACAAAAATGGTGCAAAAGTTAGATAAAGATGGTTTTTTAATATATGAAAAATACCGTGGACTTACACTGACAACAAAAGGCTTGAAAATGGGGAAAAAGCTAGTTAAGAGACATGATCTATTAGAAGACTTCTTACGAATTATCGGTGTAAAAGAAGAGAATATATACAAGGATGTAGAAGGTATTGAACATCATCTTAGTTGGAACTCCATAGACCGTATAGCGGATCTAGTATTGTTTCTAGAAGAAAATCCTTCTATTCAATCGAGACTGTTGGAATTGCAAGACAGTGAAATCGAATAA
- a CDS encoding methyl-accepting chemotaxis protein, whose translation MKWTISKKLLSGFIAVLLILTIIVGINFIQLTNVDNSYRDLLEDKAMKAVKIKELQIAAKQEMIAMRGYLVVGDEKAFQDYSDAVSDYKKSYESLLPKFKKPEAIKMLEDINQVENDYTKFSEKVFQLKKQNKTSEYVNLISTEGRDIVKRLDEKVTILSDFQSNLLADGSSENTSFVQKTKTLALILGVIAVLAGVLIALFMGRVISKPIIALANSAKKLAEGDLSVNEVIVKNKDEIGELVHSFNDMAKNLRMVIEQVSLNSVHVASSAEELTASAEQTTQATNQIATSIQDIASGAETQVLGANECSTAMQEMTIGIQQVAETSSSVSESAIETSKEAHLGNELLQKVIRQMNTINLSVEDSASVIRKLGGLSQEIGNIIGVITGIADQTNLLALNAAIEAARAGEHGKGFAVVADEVRKLAEQSKESADQIADLINQIQVDTGRAVNVMEVGTKEVASGMTVVQEAGAGFEKILTSIEQVTSQIQEVSAISEEMSASAEEVNASLEEMASIAQLSASNTQNVASASEEQLASMEEISTSASSLSTMAEDLQTLVKQFKL comes from the coding sequence GTGAAATGGACAATCAGTAAGAAACTATTAAGTGGATTTATTGCTGTGTTATTAATTTTAACAATAATAGTTGGCATTAATTTTATCCAACTTACAAACGTAGATAATTCGTATCGAGATTTATTAGAAGACAAAGCAATGAAAGCTGTAAAAATAAAAGAACTACAAATAGCTGCGAAACAAGAAATGATAGCCATGCGGGGATATTTAGTAGTAGGGGATGAAAAAGCCTTTCAAGATTATTCTGACGCAGTTTCTGATTATAAGAAAAGTTATGAGTCACTACTACCAAAGTTTAAAAAACCGGAAGCAATTAAAATGTTAGAGGATATAAACCAGGTAGAGAATGATTATACGAAATTCTCCGAAAAGGTATTTCAACTAAAAAAACAAAATAAGACTAGTGAATACGTAAACCTTATCTCCACAGAGGGAAGAGATATAGTGAAAAGGCTTGATGAAAAAGTGACTATACTTTCCGATTTTCAAAGTAATTTATTAGCAGACGGAAGTTCAGAGAATACGTCATTCGTTCAAAAAACGAAAACATTGGCTTTAATCTTAGGTGTCATTGCAGTATTAGCAGGAGTACTCATCGCTCTTTTCATGGGACGTGTTATTTCCAAACCAATTATAGCATTAGCAAATTCAGCAAAGAAATTAGCCGAAGGAGACCTTTCTGTTAATGAAGTAATAGTAAAAAACAAAGACGAAATTGGCGAGTTAGTTCATTCCTTTAATGATATGGCGAAAAACCTTCGAATGGTAATTGAACAAGTTAGCCTAAACTCTGTTCATGTGGCATCCTCTGCGGAAGAATTAACTGCGAGTGCCGAACAAACAACACAGGCGACTAATCAGATCGCAACATCTATTCAAGATATTGCAAGTGGTGCTGAGACACAAGTACTAGGTGCAAATGAATGCTCCACTGCCATGCAAGAAATGACAATCGGAATTCAGCAAGTAGCAGAAACGTCTTCTAGCGTTTCAGAATCAGCAATTGAAACTAGCAAAGAAGCTCACCTTGGCAATGAATTGCTACAAAAAGTAATACGACAAATGAACACCATCAATCTATCTGTTGAAGACTCCGCTTCTGTTATTAGAAAGTTAGGGGGATTATCACAGGAAATCGGAAATATTATTGGAGTAATTACTGGAATAGCAGATCAAACAAACTTATTGGCATTAAATGCAGCAATTGAGGCTGCCCGTGCCGGCGAACATGGTAAAGGGTTTGCTGTTGTAGCAGATGAAGTGCGAAAGCTTGCAGAACAGTCGAAGGAATCTGCTGATCAAATAGCTGACTTGATCAATCAAATACAAGTTGACACTGGTCGAGCAGTAAATGTAATGGAAGTTGGAACTAAAGAAGTGGCATCTGGTATGACGGTCGTTCAGGAGGCTGGAGCCGGTTTTGAAAAAATATTAACATCGATAGAACAAGTAACTTCCCAAATTCAAGAAGTATCCGCTATTTCTGAGGAGATGTCAGCAAGTGCGGAAGAAGTAAATGCTTCTCTTGAAGAAATGGCTAGTATTGCTCAACTTTCTGCGTCCAACACGCAAAATGTGGCTTCCGCTTCTGAAGAACAGCTTGCTTCCATGGAGGAAATCTCCACATCCGCCTCTTCTTTATCTACCATGGCGGAAGACTTGCAAACATTAGTGAAACAATTTAAATTATAA
- a CDS encoding late competence development ComFB family protein, which produces MEEIVRSIVTILMRGTEYQTFCKCAQCEMDIIALSLNTLPAHYVTTEQGRNSVFERMNSRENLEWINKRIIQSIHVIGKYPHRN; this is translated from the coding sequence ATGGAAGAAATTGTGCGAAGTATTGTGACAATTCTTATGAGAGGTACCGAATATCAAACTTTTTGTAAATGTGCACAGTGTGAAATGGATATTATTGCTTTGAGTCTAAATACATTACCTGCACATTATGTAACTACAGAACAAGGAAGAAATTCGGTTTTTGAGCGAATGAATTCACGGGAAAATTTAGAGTGGATTAATAAGAGAATCATACAATCTATACATGTTATAGGAAAGTATCCCCATCGTAACTAA
- a CDS encoding lmo0937 family membrane protein → MGKILWAIIVILIVFWLLGLVLKIGGGLIHALLVIAVIVFIIQLVTGRRSV, encoded by the coding sequence ATGGGTAAAATTTTATGGGCTATTATCGTTATATTAATCGTATTTTGGTTACTTGGTTTAGTATTAAAGATTGGCGGAGGCCTTATTCACGCATTATTAGTTATTGCCGTGATTGTTTTTATCATCCAACTTGTTACAGGAAGAAGATCGGTCTAA
- a CDS encoding GNAT family N-acetyltransferase — MRLTEWTMEEQEQLIHFMTTNTWPYHGNSHPARELIEKTIEEGGYQSDEVKTFWVENEENEQVGIVKIYDLQDEIPLFDLRIADEARGRGFGPRALKMVAEYIFQLPEVKIRLEGHTRQDNFAMRKTFERAGFVKEAQLRQAWFSPKEESYYDAVTYGMTRDDFLKGTATPVIWDDGFNNNTKKDELNSFSEEFYTERLLIRAPRLEDAPKVWETVIGSHESLKEWMPWAQKMQTLEQTTTNIRQGMADFITRKNLRLYLFLRETGEFVGASELHHIDWDVRKFEIGYWIDNKFEGKGLMTEACERITQFAFEELHANRVEIRCDSENVRSRSVAVRLGYLLEGTLHKDSLSADGKRLRDTCIYAKIK; from the coding sequence ATGAGGCTTACAGAGTGGACGATGGAGGAGCAAGAACAGCTCATCCATTTCATGACAACTAATACATGGCCGTATCATGGAAATTCACATCCAGCCAGAGAACTAATTGAAAAAACTATAGAAGAAGGCGGATATCAATCCGACGAAGTGAAGACATTTTGGGTTGAAAATGAAGAGAATGAACAAGTAGGAATTGTTAAAATTTATGATTTACAAGATGAGATTCCTTTATTTGATTTACGAATTGCAGATGAAGCGCGTGGAAGAGGATTTGGTCCACGTGCTTTGAAAATGGTTGCAGAATACATTTTTCAATTACCTGAAGTGAAAATTCGCTTAGAAGGCCATACAAGACAGGATAATTTTGCGATGCGAAAGACGTTTGAAAGGGCTGGATTTGTGAAAGAGGCTCAGTTACGTCAAGCATGGTTTTCTCCAAAAGAAGAATCGTACTATGATGCAGTAACGTACGGCATGACAAGGGATGATTTTTTAAAGGGAACTGCTACACCTGTTATTTGGGACGATGGTTTCAATAATAATACGAAAAAAGATGAGTTAAACTCTTTTTCGGAGGAGTTTTATACGGAACGGCTTCTTATTCGAGCACCGAGGTTAGAAGATGCACCAAAAGTTTGGGAAACGGTTATTGGATCGCATGAATCATTAAAAGAGTGGATGCCATGGGCTCAAAAAATGCAAACATTGGAACAGACGACAACTAATATACGTCAAGGTATGGCTGATTTTATTACACGAAAGAATCTACGACTTTATTTATTTTTAAGAGAAACAGGTGAATTCGTCGGGGCTTCCGAATTACATCATATAGATTGGGATGTTCGAAAATTTGAAATTGGCTATTGGATTGATAACAAGTTTGAAGGAAAAGGGTTGATGACGGAAGCCTGCGAACGTATTACACAATTTGCTTTTGAGGAGTTACATGCGAATCGTGTGGAAATTCGTTGTGATAGCGAAAATGTAAGAAGTCGCTCCGTAGCGGTAAGACTTGGCTATTTATTGGAGGGTACACTTCATAAAGATTCTCTCTCAGCTGATGGAAAAAGATTAAGAGATACATGTATTTATGCAAAAATAAAATGA
- a CDS encoding heavy metal translocating P-type ATPase, protein MKEYRLENLTCANCAMKFENNIKNLPDVMNANVNFGASKVSVIGTATIEEIEKAGAFDGIKVVPVKQRPQEKIPFFKRKENVLTAISFIFLAIGIIASYLYEEMHPVAVGLFVISIIIGGFNLFKGGLINLSRFYFDMKTLMTIAIIGAAIIGEWREGAVVVFLFAVSEVLEAYSMNKARQSISQLMDIAPPIATIRRGNQLVEVDTEFIQINDTLIVKPGQKIAMDGIVLKGTSAVNQASITGEAVPAMKTIGDEVFAGTLNEEGSLEVQVTKRVEDTTIAKIIHLVEEAQAEKAPSQKFVDKFAKYYTPAIIAIAFLVAIVPPLFGADWKTWIYQGLAVLVVGCPCALVVSTPVAIVTAIGNAAKQGVLIKGGIHLEEIGRLQAIAFDKTGTLTKGYPEVTLVESESTNDFIQKVMSIETYSQHPLARAIVKYGSREHIHTVEIEGFQSVTGKGAEGIIDGKKWSVGSVSWITSLSVVSNELIEKIELLQSEGNTVMLAAEEGVYKGFITVADSIRSTSGKVLQDLKNAGIKHTVMLTGDDARTAHAIAAKLGMTDVEAGLMPEQKLLAIKVLKEKYGAVAMVGDGVNDAPALAASTVGIAMGGAGTDAALETADVALMADDLEKLPYTIRLSRKALHIIKENIMFALGLKIIALLLIIPGWLTLWIAIFADMGATLLVVLNSLRLLKMHK, encoded by the coding sequence ATGAAAGAATATAGACTTGAAAATCTAACCTGTGCCAACTGTGCAATGAAATTTGAAAACAATATAAAAAATTTACCTGATGTAATGAATGCAAATGTGAACTTCGGGGCATCCAAAGTTTCAGTCATTGGAACTGCCACAATAGAGGAAATCGAAAAAGCGGGAGCATTTGATGGCATTAAAGTTGTACCGGTCAAGCAACGTCCACAAGAGAAGATTCCTTTTTTCAAGAGAAAAGAAAATGTGTTAACAGCTATTTCTTTTATATTTTTAGCAATCGGAATTATCGCATCCTATTTATATGAAGAAATGCATCCAGTTGCGGTTGGATTATTCGTTATTTCCATCATTATTGGTGGCTTCAATTTATTTAAAGGAGGTCTGATTAATCTATCTCGCTTTTATTTTGATATGAAGACACTTATGACGATTGCAATTATTGGAGCCGCAATAATCGGTGAATGGCGAGAAGGAGCAGTTGTTGTCTTTTTGTTCGCTGTAAGTGAGGTTTTAGAAGCGTACTCCATGAATAAAGCACGACAATCGATCAGTCAGTTAATGGATATAGCTCCTCCAATTGCAACGATTCGACGAGGAAACCAATTAGTAGAAGTAGACACTGAATTTATTCAAATAAATGACACGCTTATTGTGAAACCGGGGCAAAAAATTGCGATGGATGGTATTGTGTTAAAAGGGACATCTGCTGTTAACCAAGCTTCTATTACAGGAGAAGCGGTCCCAGCAATGAAAACAATTGGCGACGAAGTGTTTGCTGGTACGTTAAATGAAGAAGGATCTTTGGAAGTACAAGTAACGAAAAGAGTAGAAGACACAACAATTGCAAAGATTATTCATTTAGTTGAAGAAGCGCAAGCTGAAAAAGCACCTTCGCAAAAGTTTGTCGATAAATTTGCGAAATATTATACGCCTGCAATAATTGCAATAGCTTTTCTAGTAGCAATTGTTCCTCCATTATTCGGAGCTGATTGGAAAACATGGATTTACCAAGGGCTTGCAGTACTAGTTGTAGGTTGTCCTTGTGCTTTAGTTGTATCAACACCAGTAGCAATCGTAACAGCAATCGGAAACGCTGCAAAGCAAGGGGTACTCATTAAAGGTGGCATTCACTTAGAAGAAATTGGTAGACTTCAAGCAATTGCTTTTGATAAAACGGGCACTTTAACAAAAGGATATCCGGAAGTTACGCTTGTAGAGTCTGAATCCACCAATGATTTTATTCAAAAAGTCATGTCTATTGAAACGTATTCACAACATCCACTTGCACGAGCGATTGTGAAATATGGATCGAGAGAACATATTCACACTGTTGAAATAGAAGGATTTCAATCTGTCACTGGTAAAGGTGCAGAAGGGATTATAGATGGTAAAAAGTGGTCAGTGGGTAGTGTTTCTTGGATTACTTCTTTAAGCGTCGTTTCGAATGAACTGATTGAAAAAATTGAACTACTACAATCAGAAGGAAATACAGTGATGCTTGCTGCAGAAGAAGGCGTTTATAAAGGGTTTATAACAGTGGCAGATTCAATTCGTTCAACGAGCGGTAAAGTATTACAAGATCTTAAAAATGCAGGTATTAAACACACCGTCATGCTTACCGGAGACGACGCACGAACTGCACATGCCATTGCGGCTAAACTAGGAATGACCGATGTAGAAGCAGGGTTAATGCCCGAACAAAAACTTTTGGCCATTAAAGTGTTGAAAGAAAAATATGGTGCTGTTGCAATGGTAGGGGATGGAGTGAATGATGCACCGGCACTTGCTGCATCCACTGTGGGAATCGCAATGGGTGGAGCAGGAACGGACGCTGCACTTGAAACTGCAGATGTTGCATTAATGGCAGATGACTTAGAGAAACTTCCATATACGATTCGATTAAGTCGAAAAGCATTGCATATAATCAAAGAAAATATTATGTTTGCATTAGGGTTAAAAATCATCGCGCTTTTACTCATCATTCCGGGATGGTTAACGTTATGGATTGCCATCTTTGCAGATATGGGAGCGACATTACTAGTAGTGTTGAATTCTTTGCGACTATTAAAAATGCATAAGTAG
- a CDS encoding ArsR/SmtB family transcription factor encodes MQTKDICEVTKVHEDVVFSVKKKLPDVTKVALIFKALADETRLKIAYALTIEEELCVCDVSEIIESSTATASHHLRFLRDLSLAKSRRKGKLVYYSLADHHVNELVKIAYEHAVEEGEKIGQSSHERI; translated from the coding sequence GTGCAAACGAAGGATATATGTGAAGTAACGAAAGTACATGAAGACGTTGTATTTTCCGTAAAAAAGAAACTGCCAGATGTGACAAAGGTAGCACTGATTTTTAAAGCATTAGCAGATGAAACAAGATTAAAAATTGCGTATGCGCTCACAATTGAAGAAGAGCTTTGTGTGTGTGATGTAAGTGAAATTATTGAATCTTCTACAGCAACCGCATCGCATCATTTACGATTTTTACGCGATTTATCTCTTGCAAAATCACGTCGCAAAGGAAAATTAGTTTACTATTCATTAGCTGATCATCATGTAAACGAGTTAGTTAAAATTGCGTATGAACATGCAGTAGAAGAGGGTGAGAAGATTGGACAAAGCAGCCATGAAAGAATATAG